A section of the Frankiales bacterium genome encodes:
- a CDS encoding AAA family ATPase produces MADDTVDAFRLARLSDVLAATDSRLRTDGSASLRPWATGFEPLDSFLSGGLRPGELTLLGGPQGLGKTTFALQVARRALAAGRPVVYVSYEHDAVSVLERLLAAEAGERAGRDAVSLKAVRGLIEGDGSAASLSDKLAETPGGAEALAAVSADLDRLFVLRGGVRTAIPDIAEAVRAVIERTGAPPLVIVDYVQKVAVDLAQGDEEHRMARVSGELKDLALTVAAPVLAISASDAAGIADGRRLRTQHLRGASALAYEADTVLVLNEKYDVVARHHLVYGAGNTERFRNYAVLTIEKNRGGMAGVDMEFRKRFDQARYERQGQLVAEQLVDSRVFTE; encoded by the coding sequence ATGGCAGACGACACCGTCGACGCGTTCCGGCTCGCACGGCTCTCCGACGTCCTCGCGGCCACGGACTCGCGGCTGCGCACCGACGGCTCGGCGTCGCTGCGGCCCTGGGCCACCGGCTTCGAGCCGCTCGACAGCTTCCTCTCCGGGGGCCTGCGACCCGGCGAGCTCACCCTGCTCGGCGGCCCGCAGGGGCTCGGCAAGACGACGTTCGCGCTCCAGGTGGCCCGCCGGGCCCTCGCGGCCGGCCGGCCCGTGGTGTACGTGTCCTACGAGCACGACGCCGTCAGCGTGCTCGAGCGCCTCCTCGCGGCGGAGGCCGGTGAGCGCGCCGGCCGGGACGCCGTGTCGCTCAAGGCGGTCCGCGGCCTCATCGAGGGCGACGGCAGCGCCGCGTCGCTGTCGGACAAGCTCGCCGAGACCCCCGGCGGCGCCGAGGCGCTCGCCGCCGTCTCCGCGGACCTCGACCGGCTCTTCGTCCTGCGCGGCGGCGTGCGCACCGCCATCCCGGACATCGCCGAGGCGGTGCGCGCGGTGATCGAGCGCACCGGCGCGCCCCCGCTGGTGATCGTCGACTACGTCCAGAAGGTCGCGGTCGACCTCGCCCAGGGCGACGAGGAGCACCGCATGGCCCGGGTGTCCGGCGAGCTCAAGGACCTCGCGCTCACCGTGGCCGCCCCGGTGCTCGCCATCTCCGCGAGCGACGCCGCCGGCATCGCCGACGGCCGTCGCCTGCGCACCCAGCACCTGCGCGGCGCCTCGGCGCTGGCCTACGAGGCCGACACCGTGCTGGTGCTCAACGAGAAGTACGACGTGGTAGCCCGCCACCACCTGGTGTACGGCGCGGGCAACACCGAGCGCTTCCGCAACTACGCCGTCCTCACGATCGAGAAGAACCGCGGGGGCATGGCCGGCGTCGACATGGAGTTCCGCAAGCGCTTCGACCAGGCGCGCTACGAGCGGCAGGGGCAGCTCGTGGCCGAGCAGCTGGTCGACTCGCGCGTCTTCACCGAGTAG
- a CDS encoding type II secretion system F family protein, with amino-acid sequence MTSWFLYAGLAAIFVGLVAAVAVTFVGGERSGVARSLAAVEAISAAPDPMRRELDRPFNERVTGPFFARLTALGRRFTPADQSARLRRKLDLAGNPAGWDTDRVLAFKMLGLLVGAAVGVLVPLLLGSLLWALILGIGLAALGLFTPNLVLYQIAYGRSERIRRDLPDALDLLVISVEAGLGFDAALSQVARNTEGPLAEEFFRVLQEMQLGTGRADAMRALSDRTDVAELRGFITSMVQADSFGIPVANVLRVQAREMRIRRSQRAEELAQKVPVKILFPLIFCIMPALFIVILGPAAIQIIASFSRL; translated from the coding sequence GTGACCAGCTGGTTCCTCTACGCCGGGCTCGCGGCGATCTTCGTCGGCCTCGTCGCGGCGGTGGCCGTCACGTTCGTCGGCGGGGAGCGCTCCGGGGTGGCCCGCTCGCTCGCCGCGGTGGAGGCGATCAGCGCCGCGCCGGACCCGATGAGGCGCGAGCTCGACCGGCCCTTCAACGAGCGGGTGACCGGCCCCTTCTTCGCCCGGCTCACCGCGCTGGGGCGCCGCTTCACCCCGGCCGACCAGTCCGCTCGGCTGCGCCGCAAGCTCGACCTGGCCGGCAACCCCGCGGGCTGGGACACCGACCGCGTGCTCGCCTTCAAGATGCTCGGCCTCCTGGTGGGCGCCGCCGTGGGCGTGCTCGTCCCGCTGCTGCTCGGCAGCCTGCTCTGGGCGCTGATCCTGGGCATCGGGCTCGCGGCGCTCGGGCTGTTCACGCCGAACCTGGTGCTCTACCAGATCGCCTACGGGCGGTCCGAGCGCATCCGGCGCGACCTGCCCGACGCCCTCGACCTTCTCGTGATCTCGGTGGAGGCCGGGCTGGGCTTCGACGCCGCGCTCTCCCAGGTGGCGCGCAACACCGAGGGGCCGCTGGCCGAGGAGTTCTTCCGCGTGCTCCAGGAGATGCAGCTCGGCACCGGCCGCGCCGACGCGATGCGCGCGCTGTCGGACCGCACCGACGTCGCGGAGCTGCGCGGGTTCATCACCTCGATGGTGCAGGCCGACAGCTTCGGCATCCCGGTGGCCAATGTGCTGCGCGTGCAGGCCCGCGAGATGCGCATCCGCCGCTCGCAGCGTGCCGAGGAACTGGCGCAGAAGGTGCCGGTGAAGATCCTCTTCCCGCTCATCTTCTGCATCATGCCGGCCCTGTTCATCGTCATCCTCGGGCCGGCGGCGATCCAGATCATCGCGTCCTTCTCCCGACTCTGA
- a CDS encoding response regulator, whose product MDDHELIRQGLRRAFERDGDFEVVGEASTLADARRLLSLLSPDVVILDVRLPDGNGLEACRKVRADNSEIGIVILTMYAGDDQLFEALEAGASAFVPKNAPSEDVVAAARHAASTPRSFTADGLGDAMKRKLSPSGPQLSPREREVLGLLADGLGVAQISRQLYISESTTKTHISKLYEKLGAGNRAQALMTALKLGLLKREESGP is encoded by the coding sequence GTGGACGACCACGAGCTCATCCGCCAGGGTCTGCGGCGCGCCTTCGAGCGCGACGGCGACTTCGAGGTCGTGGGCGAGGCCTCCACCCTCGCCGACGCGCGCCGGCTGCTGAGCCTGCTCTCCCCCGACGTCGTGATCCTCGACGTGCGCCTGCCCGACGGCAACGGCCTCGAGGCTTGCCGCAAGGTGCGGGCGGACAACTCCGAGATCGGCATCGTGATCCTCACGATGTACGCCGGCGACGACCAGCTGTTCGAGGCCCTCGAGGCGGGCGCCTCGGCGTTCGTGCCCAAGAACGCGCCCTCGGAGGACGTCGTCGCGGCCGCGCGCCACGCGGCCAGCACGCCCCGCTCGTTCACCGCCGACGGGCTCGGCGACGCCATGAAGCGCAAGCTGTCCCCGAGCGGCCCGCAGCTGAGCCCGCGCGAGCGCGAGGTGCTCGGGCTGCTCGCCGACGGGCTCGGCGTGGCGCAGATCAGCCGGCAGCTCTACATCAGCGAGTCGACCACCAAGACCCACATCAGCAAGCTCTACGAGAAGCTCGGCGCGGGCAACCGCGCCCAGGCGCTCATGACCGCCCTCAAGCTGGGCCTGCTCAAGCGCGAGGAGAGCGGACCGTAA
- a CDS encoding CpaF family protein produces the protein MSLSDRLALARRGRTGTAPEPDNHDGPRVRRTAAADPFLELKRAVHTQLLESLGPQLYDARLSEDELESRVRVTLQEVLAHEDAPLTSVDRARLTQEISDDILGYGPLEPFLRDPEVTEVMVNGPTTIYVERAGRLYPADGRFNDDAHLRRTIDKIVARVGRRVDESSPMVDARLPDGSRVNAVVPPLAIDGPSLTIRKFATDAFEAEDLVSFGTVTTTVVEFLAQCVRGRLNVMVSGGTGAGKTTTLNVLSSFIPGDERIITIEDAAELQLHQEHVVRLESRPPNIEGRGEVRIRDLVRNALRMRPDRIVVGEVRDAAALDMLQAMNTGHDGSICTAHSNSPRDTLARIETMVLMAGADLPLKAIREQMAGALDLIVHQTRFRDGSRRITHVTEVVGMESDIITLQDLFVFDYSAGYDDEGAPLGTLRSTGLRPKFLDKLAAHGLHIDTSIFAFERFGV, from the coding sequence GTGAGCCTCTCGGACCGACTCGCGCTCGCGCGCCGCGGGCGCACCGGCACTGCACCGGAGCCCGACAACCACGACGGCCCCCGGGTGCGCCGCACCGCGGCCGCCGACCCGTTCCTCGAGCTCAAGCGCGCCGTGCACACGCAGCTGCTCGAGAGCCTCGGCCCGCAGCTGTACGACGCGCGGCTGAGCGAGGACGAGCTCGAGTCGCGCGTGCGCGTGACGCTCCAGGAGGTGCTCGCGCACGAGGACGCTCCGCTCACCTCCGTGGACCGGGCGCGCCTCACCCAGGAGATCTCCGACGACATCCTCGGCTACGGACCGCTCGAGCCGTTCCTGCGCGACCCCGAGGTCACGGAGGTCATGGTCAACGGCCCCACGACGATCTACGTCGAGCGCGCCGGCCGGCTCTACCCGGCCGACGGCCGGTTCAACGACGACGCGCACCTGCGCCGCACGATCGACAAGATCGTCGCCCGCGTCGGCCGTCGCGTCGACGAGTCCTCCCCCATGGTCGACGCGCGCCTGCCCGACGGCAGCCGCGTCAACGCCGTCGTGCCGCCCCTGGCGATCGACGGCCCGTCCCTGACCATCCGCAAGTTCGCCACCGACGCGTTCGAGGCCGAGGACCTGGTGTCCTTCGGCACGGTCACGACGACGGTGGTCGAGTTCCTCGCCCAGTGCGTGCGGGGCCGCCTCAACGTCATGGTGAGCGGCGGCACCGGCGCCGGCAAGACGACCACGCTCAACGTCCTGTCCAGCTTCATCCCGGGCGACGAGCGCATCATCACCATCGAGGACGCCGCCGAGCTCCAGCTGCACCAGGAGCACGTCGTCCGCCTCGAGTCGCGCCCGCCCAACATCGAGGGCCGCGGCGAGGTGCGCATCCGCGACCTGGTGCGCAACGCCTTGCGCATGCGCCCGGACCGCATCGTCGTCGGCGAGGTCCGCGACGCCGCCGCGCTCGACATGCTCCAGGCGATGAACACCGGCCACGACGGGTCGATCTGCACGGCGCACTCGAACAGCCCGCGCGACACGCTCGCCCGCATCGAGACCATGGTGCTCATGGCCGGTGCGGACCTGCCGCTCAAGGCGATCCGCGAGCAGATGGCCGGGGCGCTCGACCTCATCGTGCACCAGACGCGCTTCCGCGACGGTTCACGCCGCATCACGCACGTGACCGAGGTCGTCGGCATGGAGAGCGACATCATCACGCTCCAGGACCTCTTCGTGTTCGACTACTCGGCCGGCTACGACGACGAGGGTGCCCCGCTGGGCACCCTGCGCTCGACCGGCCTGCGGCCCAAGTTCCTCGACAAGCTCGCCGCGCACGGCCTGCACATCGACACCTCGATCTTCGCCTTCGAGCGGTTCGGGGTGTGA
- a CDS encoding VWA domain-containing protein: MTGRSTRVLARVAAGALALAGAVALAGPAYAADGRIVSATPQPDGHLSVVFAATDTTGTASINPASVVVTIDGQVVPSSAKPIDVAPVVPDRTSLLVMDVSGSMTAKTADGRTTRIQAAQDAARAYLASVPRDVKVGLITFGDKAVLRVAPTTDRTAVLRAVNGLTPGGSTVLYDAVVLADRTLGTNGVRNQLLLTDGTDEGSRTTLAQATADVAKSGATVDAVSLGTDKAQVAALRALTTAGQGTVVATNDAAQLASAFAAVAKSQATQVVVDVTVPPNVAGTSKNMTVSAQAGGQTIGDAGVFIMPAAATSGPTGDAAASSGPQPVAAPDPGLTTEPWFLPVALGLVALGLFTVLAVALVASDRENSTRGRVRRRLARYSLGARPEDARPAAPTSGAAGSSAVARSAVELAGRVVQRRDIDTGLGAMLDAAGLPLRPAEWTLIHLGIAIGAATLFTLISGFALLATLVGLALGTLLPFVYLSMKEHRRKAAFAAALPDTLQLLSGALAAGHSLPQAVDSVTREASGPMASELNRAIVEARLGVPIEDALETVAQRMGSVDFGWVVMAIRIQREVGGNLAEVLAQVSATMRERERLRRQVQVLSAEGRLSAWVLGGLPLVFIVYLVLVRPEYIGLLVTTPLGVVMIVVGVLLLAVGAVWLRKVVRVEV; the protein is encoded by the coding sequence ATGACGGGCAGGAGCACCCGCGTGCTGGCGCGCGTGGCCGCCGGCGCGCTCGCGCTCGCGGGCGCCGTCGCGCTGGCGGGCCCGGCGTACGCCGCGGACGGCCGGATCGTGTCGGCGACACCGCAGCCCGACGGCCACCTCTCGGTCGTGTTCGCGGCCACCGACACCACCGGCACCGCGTCGATCAACCCGGCCAGCGTGGTCGTCACCATCGACGGGCAGGTCGTGCCGTCGTCCGCGAAGCCGATCGACGTCGCGCCCGTCGTGCCGGACCGCACGTCGCTGCTCGTGATGGACGTCAGCGGCAGCATGACGGCGAAGACGGCGGACGGCCGCACCACCCGCATCCAGGCCGCGCAGGACGCCGCGCGCGCCTACCTCGCCAGCGTCCCCCGCGACGTGAAGGTGGGGCTGATCACCTTCGGCGACAAGGCCGTGCTGCGCGTCGCGCCCACCACGGACCGCACCGCCGTCCTCCGCGCCGTCAACGGCCTCACGCCCGGCGGCAGCACGGTGCTCTACGACGCCGTCGTGCTGGCCGACCGCACGCTCGGCACGAACGGGGTGCGCAACCAGCTGCTGCTCACCGACGGCACCGACGAGGGCAGCCGCACCACCCTGGCGCAGGCCACCGCCGACGTCGCGAAGTCCGGCGCCACGGTCGACGCCGTGTCGCTCGGCACGGACAAGGCGCAGGTGGCCGCGCTGCGGGCGCTCACCACCGCGGGCCAGGGCACCGTGGTGGCCACCAACGACGCCGCGCAGCTCGCGTCGGCGTTCGCCGCCGTGGCCAAGAGCCAGGCCACGCAGGTGGTCGTCGACGTCACCGTGCCGCCGAACGTGGCGGGCACCTCCAAGAACATGACCGTGTCGGCCCAGGCCGGCGGCCAGACCATCGGCGACGCGGGCGTGTTCATCATGCCCGCGGCCGCCACGAGCGGCCCGACCGGCGACGCCGCCGCGTCCTCCGGCCCGCAGCCGGTCGCCGCCCCGGACCCCGGCCTCACCACGGAGCCCTGGTTCCTGCCGGTGGCCCTCGGCCTCGTCGCCCTCGGGCTGTTCACCGTGCTGGCGGTGGCGCTCGTGGCCAGCGACCGCGAGAACAGCACGCGCGGGCGCGTGCGGCGCCGGCTGGCCCGCTACTCCCTGGGCGCGCGCCCGGAGGACGCCCGGCCCGCGGCACCGACGTCGGGCGCAGCGGGTTCGAGCGCCGTGGCGCGCTCGGCGGTGGAGCTCGCGGGCCGCGTGGTGCAGCGCCGCGACATCGACACCGGGCTCGGCGCGATGCTCGACGCCGCCGGCCTGCCGCTGCGGCCGGCCGAGTGGACGCTGATCCACCTCGGCATCGCCATCGGCGCGGCGACGCTGTTCACGCTGATCAGCGGGTTCGCGCTGCTCGCGACGCTGGTCGGCCTGGCGCTCGGCACGCTGCTGCCGTTCGTCTACCTCTCGATGAAGGAGCACCGGCGCAAGGCGGCCTTCGCCGCCGCGCTGCCCGACACCCTCCAGCTGCTCAGCGGCGCGCTGGCCGCCGGCCACTCGCTCCCCCAGGCGGTCGACTCCGTCACGCGCGAGGCGAGCGGCCCGATGGCCAGCGAGCTCAACCGGGCGATCGTCGAGGCCCGTCTGGGCGTGCCGATCGAGGACGCGCTGGAGACGGTCGCGCAGCGCATGGGTTCGGTCGACTTCGGGTGGGTCGTGATGGCCATCAGGATCCAGCGCGAGGTGGGCGGCAACCTGGCCGAGGTGCTGGCGCAGGTGTCTGCAACGATGCGCGAACGCGAGCGGCTGCGCCGCCAGGTGCAGGTGCTCTCCGCCGAGGGCCGGCTCTCCGCCTGGGTGCTCGGCGGCCTGCCCCTGGTGTTCATCGTCTACCTCGTGCTCGTGCGGCCCGAGTACATCGGCCTGCTGGTCACCACCCCGCTCGGCGTGGTGATGATCGTGGTCGGCGTTCTGCTCCTGGCCGTCGGCGCGGTCTGGCTCCGCAAGGTCGTCCGGGTGGAGGTGTGA